The following are from one region of the Vulpes vulpes isolate BD-2025 chromosome 14, VulVul3, whole genome shotgun sequence genome:
- the CD93 gene encoding complement component C1q receptor — MATSAALLLVLLLLGQLGPAGAHRAAVVCAGSACYTAHGGKLSAAEAQLHCSRNGGNLATVRTEAEAWHVQRALAQLLQSEAGLEARNRKFWIGLQREKGKCLDPRLPLKGFSWVGGGEDTLFTNWHKEVRSSCTSRRCVSLQLPLSPQPPAGSLAKWSEGPCGSLSVPVSNIEGFVCKFSFKGMCQPLALGGPGRINYTTPFQATSSSLEVVPFASVATVACGDGVQGEEQHFLCREKAPGVFGWGNSGPLCVSPGSGCSFNQGGCQQECLEGGDGSFRCGCGPGFRLLDDLVTCESRNPCSSGPCTGMATCVPGPHWEGFACHCPQGYQLDASRRDCVDVDECQASPCPQECVNVPGGFRCECWVGYEPAGPGGGACRDVDECAPGRSPCAQECTNTAGSFHCSCAEGYVPAGEDGAQCRDVDECADPGRRLCDSLCLNTEGSFRCGCLPGWELGPDGASCAPGPTAPAPGASSGPPQGRGAGDRAGDVVVSAPIGSPTGAPAGASAEATATKGPSLAPHYPVTPAALDEQAPSGPPGVRMEPSTPHPRAATGRGENPGEDFTARHSDEGTDGQKLLLFYILGTVVAILLLLALALGLLVYRKRRAKKHEDKEKKPQNTADSYSWAPERAEGRALENQYSPTPGTDC, encoded by the exons ATGGCCACCTCTGCTGCGctactgctggtgctgctgctcctGGGCCAGCTGGGGCCGGCGGGTGCTCACAGGGCGGCCGTGGTGTGCGCGGGGAGTGCCTGCTACACGGCCCACGGGGGCAAGCTGAGCGCAGCCGAGGCCCAGCTTCACTGCAGCAGGAACGGGGGCAACCTGGCCACGGTGAGGACTGAGGCGGAGGCCTGGCACGTCCAGCGGGCCCTGGCCCAACTCCTGCAGTCAGAGGCCGGCCTGGAAGCAAGGAACCGCAAGTTCTGGATCGGGCTCCAGCGCGAGAAGGGCAAGTGCCTGGACCCCAGACTGCCGCTGAAGGGCTTCAGCTGGGTGGGCGGCGGAGAGGACACGCTCTTCACCAACTGGCACAAGGAGGTCAGGAGCTCGTGCACCTCCCGGCGCTGTGTGTCCCTGCAGCTGCCCCTGTCTCCGCAGCCCCCAGCCGGCAGCCTCGCCAAGTGGTCCGAGGGCCCTTGCGGGAGCCTCAGCGTCCCCGTAAGCAACATCGAGGGCTTCGTGTGCAAGTTCAGTTTCAAGGGCATGTGCCAGCCTCTGGCTCTGGGGGGCCCGGGCCGGATCAACTACACTACCCCGTTCCAGGCCACCAGCTCCTCCCTGGAGGTCGTGCCCTTCGCCTCCGTGGCTACCGTGGCTTGCGGGGACGGCGTCCAGGGTGAGGAGCAGCACTTCCTGTGCAGGGAGAAGGCCCCGGGTGTGTTCGGCTGGGGCAACTCCGGGCCGCTGTGCGTCAGCCCTGGGTCGGGCTGCAGCTTCAATCAAGGGGGCTGCCAGCAGGAGTGCCTCGAGGGAGGCGACGGCTCCTTCCGCTGCGGCTGCGGGCCGGGCTTCAGGCTGCTGGACGACTTGGTGACCTGCGAGTCCCGGAACCCCTGCAGCTCCGGCCCGTGCACGGGGATGGCCACCTGCGTGCCGGGACCCCACTGGGAGGGCTTCGCGTGTCACTGCCCCCAGGGCTACCAGCTGGACGCGAGCCGGCGGGACTGCGTGGACGTGGACGAGTGccaggcctccccctgcccccaggagtgTGTCAACGTCCCCGGGGGCTTCCGCTGTGAGTGCTGGGTGGGCTACGAGCCGGCGGGCCCCGGAGGGGGGGCCTGCCGGGACGTGGACGAGTGCGCGCCGGGCCGCTCGCCGTGCGCCCAGGAGTGCACCAACACGGCCGGCTCCTTCCACTGCTCCTGCGCGGAGGGCTACGTCCCGGCCGGGGAGGACGGCGCCCAGTGCCGCGACGTGGACGAGTGTGCGGACCCCGGGCGCCGCCTTTGCGACAGCTTGTGCCTCAACACGGAGGGCTCCTTCCGCTGCGGCTGCCTGCCGGGCTGGGAGCTGGGCCCCGACGGGGCCTCGTGCGCCCCGGGCCccacggccccggccccgggggcTAGCTCTGGGCCTCCCCAGGGCCGGGGTGCGGGAGACAGGGCAGGGGACGTCGTGGTTTCTGCCCCCATAGGCAGCCCCACCGGGGCCCCCGCGGGCGCCTCCGCGGAGGCAACGGCCACCAAAGGACCCTCCCTCGCACCCCACTACCCCGTCACCCCGGCCGCGCTGGACgagcaggctcccagcgggcCCCCTGGCGTCCGGATGGAGCCAAGCACGCCTCACCCCAGGGCCGCCACCGGCCGCGGGGAGAACCCTGGCGAGGACTTCACGGCCAGACACAGCGATGAGGGCACGGATGGACAGAAGCTGCTGTTGTTCTACATCCTGGGCACTGTGGTGGCCATCCTGCTCCTCCTGGCCCTGGCGCTAGGGCTGCTGGTCTACCGAAAGCGGAGAGCAAAGAAGCACGAGGACAAGGAGAAAAAGCCCCAGAACACGGCTGACAGCTACTCCTGGGCTCCCGAGCGAGCTGAGGGCCGGGCCTTGGAGAATCAGTACAG TCCAACGCCAGGAACAGACTGCTGA